One genomic region from Clostridiales bacterium encodes:
- a CDS encoding TrkA family potassium uptake protein, with translation MKKNNQYVVFGLGRFGVSLTKALYEYDAEVLCVDVDEEKVNEISPFCTHSVCMDATDERNLERLGINNMDVAIVCIASNIEASIFITLLCKQMGIPKVISKAYDERHKLVLERIGADAVIIPEEAMGERLAKSLAKPNVVEIMTLADSFRMIEIRTPKRWQDKTLIELDLRNTERVNIVVIKRGDEIITSPAGDCKLLADDIIVVAGSSEDIKRLSNKATGKAVVDNIDI, from the coding sequence ATGAAGAAAAACAATCAATACGTAGTGTTCGGGCTCGGGCGGTTCGGCGTCAGCCTTACGAAAGCGTTGTACGAGTACGACGCCGAAGTGCTTTGCGTTGACGTCGACGAGGAAAAGGTCAATGAGATCTCGCCGTTCTGCACGCATTCGGTATGCATGGACGCAACCGACGAACGCAATCTCGAACGGCTCGGTATTAATAATATGGACGTGGCGATCGTATGTATCGCGTCCAATATCGAAGCTAGCATTTTCATTACCCTTCTTTGCAAGCAGATGGGTATACCCAAGGTCATATCCAAGGCGTACGACGAGCGGCACAAGCTTGTTCTCGAGCGTATCGGCGCGGACGCAGTCATAATTCCCGAGGAAGCCATGGGCGAACGGCTTGCCAAATCGCTCGCCAAGCCCAACGTTGTCGAGATCATGACTCTTGCCGACAGCTTCCGCATGATAGAGATCCGCACGCCTAAGCGCTGGCAAGACAAAACGCTTATCGAGCTCGATCTGCGCAATACCGAGCGCGTGAACATTGTCGTTATCAAGCGCGGCGACGAGATAATCACCTCGCCCGCCGGCGACTGCAAGCTGCTCGCCGACGATATTATCGTTGTCGCGGGATCGAGCGAGGATATTAAGCGATTGAGTAATAAAGCCACGGGTAAAGCCGTAGTCGATAATATAGACATATAA
- a CDS encoding MATE family efflux transporter, whose amino-acid sequence MPRIQISDKFTFGRLVRFAVPSIIMVIFTSLYGVVDGLFVSNFAGDDAFTAVNLFMPIFYILGSIGFLLGSGGCALIAKLFGEEREDDARRFFSGLLIITTAVAATCTALTMPFMGKIATLLGAEGEVHGHCVTYGLIMLGGLTPFILQTFFQYFFAVADRPKLGLAITIGAGVTNIIGDFLLIYVVKLGATGAAIATVIGECVGGGIPLAYFLVRKGKKLYFARPKFDFKAILKAGSNGSSEMFANLSTSLVSVLYNFQLLKYIGNAGVVAYGVIMYVSFIYIGCYFGFSVGTTPIIGYNYGAQNHEELKNVFKKSLLFYGIAAVVLTGLAEALARPFAYIFVGYDSELLDLAVIALRIYSISFLISGFGIYASAFFTALNNGVISALISLSRTLVFQIGAIFVMPLIFRINGIWSATIVAEGLSLILAVSLLIGFRKKYNY is encoded by the coding sequence ATGCCACGCATACAAATTTCGGACAAGTTTACGTTCGGCAGGCTCGTTAGGTTTGCAGTACCGTCTATAATAATGGTTATTTTCACTTCGCTGTACGGCGTAGTGGACGGGTTATTCGTGTCGAATTTTGCGGGCGACGACGCGTTTACCGCGGTAAACCTATTTATGCCCATTTTTTACATACTCGGCTCGATCGGATTTTTATTGGGTAGCGGCGGCTGCGCGCTTATAGCCAAGCTTTTCGGCGAGGAGCGCGAGGACGACGCTCGACGGTTTTTTTCGGGACTTCTTATTATCACAACAGCTGTTGCCGCTACCTGTACGGCGTTGACCATGCCGTTCATGGGTAAAATTGCCACGCTATTGGGCGCGGAAGGCGAAGTACACGGGCACTGTGTAACGTACGGGCTGATCATGCTCGGAGGGCTTACGCCGTTCATTCTTCAAACGTTTTTCCAGTATTTCTTTGCGGTTGCCGACCGACCCAAGCTCGGACTTGCCATAACGATCGGCGCGGGTGTTACGAACATAATCGGGGATTTCCTGCTTATATACGTCGTAAAGCTCGGCGCGACGGGTGCGGCGATTGCGACCGTTATCGGCGAATGCGTCGGCGGCGGTATTCCCCTTGCCTATTTCTTAGTGCGTAAAGGTAAAAAACTGTATTTTGCCCGACCGAAATTCGATTTTAAAGCTATACTTAAAGCCGGTTCCAACGGCTCGTCGGAAATGTTTGCCAATCTGTCTACTTCATTGGTAAGCGTGCTGTACAACTTTCAATTGCTCAAATATATAGGCAATGCGGGAGTTGTCGCGTACGGTGTGATAATGTACGTAAGCTTTATTTACATTGGCTGTTATTTCGGGTTCTCGGTAGGAACGACGCCTATAATCGGGTACAACTACGGCGCGCAAAATCACGAAGAATTGAAAAACGTGTTCAAGAAAAGTCTTTTGTTCTACGGCATCGCCGCGGTTGTGCTGACAGGGCTTGCCGAGGCGCTTGCCAGGCCGTTTGCGTATATTTTCGTCGGATACGACAGCGAGCTACTTGATCTTGCGGTTATTGCGCTGCGGATATATTCGATATCGTTCCTTATAAGCGGGTTCGGAATTTACGCTTCGGCGTTCTTTACCGCGCTTAATAACGGCGTTATTTCGGCGCTTATTTCGCTTTCTCGCACGCTTGTATTCCAGATCGGCGCAATATTCGTTATGCCGCTTATTTTCAGGATAAACGGCATTTGGAGCGCCACAATCGTTGCGGAAGGGTTGTCGCTTATCCTTGCCGTATCGTTGCTCATAGGGTTTAGAAAGAAATATAATTACTAA